A window from Candidatus Binatia bacterium encodes these proteins:
- the nrtS gene encoding nitrate/nitrite transporter NrtS yields the protein MRTEPSFLQLASERSVVRRALALALVVGPILIAINHGDRLVAGDVDGVRLFKMSLTILVPYCVSTYSSVGAIRADNS from the coding sequence ATGCGTACCGAGCCGTCGTTCCTGCAGCTGGCGAGCGAGCGGTCGGTGGTCCGCCGCGCGCTCGCGCTGGCTCTCGTCGTCGGACCGATCCTGATCGCCATCAACCACGGCGACCGCCTCGTCGCCGGCGACGTCGACGGGGTCCGGCTCTTCAAAATGAGCCTGACTATCCTCGTGCCATATTGCGTCTCGACGTACTCGAGCGTCG